One Mycobacterium marseillense DNA window includes the following coding sequences:
- a CDS encoding zinc ribbon domain-containing protein: protein MKAEVAQQRSLLELSKLDAELSRLTHRAAHLPEQEACRRMQEEYDTAGDRQGAVRIALEDIDAHVKRLESEIDAVRQREDRDRALLQSGATDAKQLADLQHELETLQRRQTSLEDSLLEVMERREELQAQLDTEQKALETLEVDMAGARQALDAALAEITEARELHSSRRDSLSATLDPALSALYERQRAGGGPGAGQLLGKRCGACRLEIDRGELSRISAAAEDDVVRCPECGAILLRVKGFDQ from the coding sequence ATGAAGGCCGAAGTGGCACAGCAACGTTCGCTGCTCGAGTTGTCGAAACTGGATGCCGAGCTGTCCCGCCTCACGCATCGGGCCGCGCACCTGCCGGAGCAGGAGGCGTGCCGGCGCATGCAGGAGGAATACGACACCGCCGGCGATCGGCAGGGCGCGGTGCGGATTGCCCTGGAAGACATCGACGCTCACGTCAAGCGCCTCGAATCCGAGATCGATGCGGTGCGCCAGCGCGAAGATCGAGACCGGGCGCTGCTGCAGTCAGGAGCGACCGACGCCAAGCAACTGGCGGACCTTCAGCACGAGCTGGAGACCCTGCAGCGTCGCCAGACCAGCCTGGAGGATTCCCTGCTGGAGGTGATGGAACGTCGTGAGGAGCTGCAGGCCCAGCTGGACACCGAGCAGAAGGCCCTTGAGACCCTGGAGGTCGACATGGCCGGCGCGCGGCAGGCACTCGACGCCGCGCTTGCCGAGATCACCGAAGCCCGCGAGCTGCATTCGTCACGACGCGATTCGCTGAGCGCCACGCTGGACCCGGCCCTGTCCGCCCTCTACGAACGGCAGCGCGCCGGAGGAGGGCCGGGCGCTGGGCAGCTGCTGGGAAAGCGGTGCGGGGCCTGCCGGCTCGAGATCGACCGCGGCGAACTGTCCCGCATTTCGGCCGCCGCCGAAGACGACGTGGTGCGATGCCCGGAATGCGGCGCGATCCTGCTGCGGGTCAAGGGGTTCGATCAGTGA
- a CDS encoding AraC family transcriptional regulator, whose translation MVGYRTLDVPETVHRGMPSSTLTFIVSLDDGVEAGATAGALAVARPNPLLLSGLHVQASHVRQRRGQAGVQLAVHPLASRALFGVPSAELPVAEYDATAVLDRGGHELHDRVSEADGWPDVFALVAHYLIEARRRRESASVRPEVAYAWHLLERSRGRIPVATLADTVGVTTRYLTTLFGQEVGRSPKTVAMLMRFQHATARIAASARRYGRVDLAAVAAATGYSDQAHMTREFVRFAGVPPRRWLADEFRNIQDGGHSFGAQWDHDRFESDRLVDIAGP comes from the coding sequence ATGGTCGGATACCGGACCCTCGACGTTCCCGAGACGGTGCACCGCGGCATGCCGTCCTCGACGTTGACCTTCATCGTCAGCCTCGACGACGGGGTGGAAGCCGGCGCCACTGCCGGCGCACTGGCCGTCGCGCGCCCCAACCCGCTGCTGCTGAGCGGCCTGCACGTGCAGGCCAGCCACGTGCGACAGCGCCGCGGCCAGGCCGGCGTGCAGCTGGCGGTGCATCCGCTGGCCTCACGCGCGCTGTTCGGCGTGCCGAGCGCCGAGCTTCCCGTCGCCGAGTACGACGCGACCGCGGTGTTGGATCGCGGCGGGCACGAATTGCATGACCGCGTCAGCGAGGCGGACGGCTGGCCGGACGTGTTCGCCCTGGTGGCCCACTACCTCATCGAGGCGCGGCGGCGTCGCGAGAGCGCGAGCGTGCGTCCCGAGGTCGCGTACGCCTGGCACCTGCTGGAACGCAGCCGGGGCCGGATACCGGTGGCCACCTTGGCGGATACGGTCGGCGTGACCACCCGGTATCTGACGACGCTGTTCGGTCAGGAGGTCGGCCGCTCGCCCAAGACGGTGGCGATGCTCATGCGGTTCCAGCACGCGACGGCGCGCATCGCCGCGTCGGCGCGCCGGTACGGACGCGTCGACCTGGCGGCGGTCGCGGCCGCCACGGGGTACAGCGACCAGGCGCACATGACCCGCGAATTCGTCCGGTTCGCCGGTGTGCCGCCGCGACGCTGGCTGGCCGACGAGTTCCGAAACATTCAAGACGGCGGCCATTCGTTCGGCGCACAGTGGGACCATGACCGCTTCGAATCCGACCGTCTGGTTGACATTGCAGGCCCATGA
- a CDS encoding VOC family protein — protein MTASNPTVWLTLQAHDAPKLIDYYIDTFGFVLAARYGQGETVDHAQLNWPHGSGGIMLGTYKPDAQWCREPGTAGGYVVTTDPDALYERVLQRKAEIVRPLDETDYGAREFTVRDPEGNLWSFGDYGGASPSAA, from the coding sequence ATGACCGCTTCGAATCCGACCGTCTGGTTGACATTGCAGGCCCATGACGCGCCCAAGCTGATCGATTACTACATCGACACATTCGGCTTCGTCCTCGCGGCGCGCTACGGCCAGGGCGAGACCGTCGATCATGCGCAACTGAACTGGCCGCACGGCTCCGGCGGGATCATGCTGGGCACCTACAAGCCCGACGCGCAATGGTGCCGCGAACCGGGCACCGCCGGCGGTTACGTCGTCACGACCGATCCCGACGCGCTCTACGAACGGGTGCTGCAGCGTAAGGCCGAGATCGTGCGCCCGCTCGACGAAACCGATTACGGCGCACGCGAATTCACCGTCCGCGATCCCGAAGGCAACCTGTGGTCCTTCGGCGACTACGGCGGCGCGTCGCCCTCAGCCGCCTAG
- a CDS encoding aconitate hydratase: MAMNVAHKLISSHLESGEMTPGQEIAIRIDQTLTQDATGTLVMQELEALGLDRARTEVSVQYVDHNLLQGDEKNAEDHEYLRTAAQRFGLWFSKPGNGVSHPTHMQRFGIPGKTMVGSDSHTPAAGSLGMLAIGVGGLEVALAITGRPLHIRMPEVWGVRLEGELPQWCSAKDVILEMLRRHDVKGGVNRIIEYHGPGLAKLTAMDRHVIANMGAELGATTTVFPSDEAVREFLRAEGREDDWVELLADDDAGYDVEDTIDLSQIEPLIAKPSSPGNVVPVREVAGEGVAQAVIGSSANPGLRDFAIAAAMVAGRQTAPQVSFDINPTSREILADLTKMGATLDLVVAGARIHQAGCMGCIGMGQAPAVGRNSLRTMPRNFPGRSGTKEDAVWLCSPETAAASALTGVITDPRDWAKEEQMEYPKLDLPECNSVNTAMLVPPPDAEEAQRVEPVKGPNISSLPELSPLPDEVEAPVLLKVGDNISTDEISPAGVQALPLRSNIPKLALFSFTRVDDSYPERAQQAGDGGHIIVAGDNYGQGSSREHAAIAPRYLGLRVVIAKSFARIHWQNLANYGILALEFDNPGDYDSIDQDDTLRIQNLTALDQGDALQVENVSKGSSFSVRHRLSPRQVKDVLAGGLIPRLNQEQK, from the coding sequence ATGGCCATGAACGTCGCTCACAAGCTGATCAGCTCTCATCTGGAATCCGGGGAGATGACCCCGGGGCAAGAGATCGCGATCCGGATCGACCAGACGCTGACCCAGGATGCGACCGGCACGCTGGTGATGCAGGAACTCGAGGCGCTCGGGCTCGATCGCGCCCGCACCGAGGTGAGTGTGCAGTACGTCGACCACAACCTGCTGCAGGGCGACGAGAAGAACGCCGAGGATCACGAGTACCTGCGCACCGCGGCGCAACGCTTCGGCCTGTGGTTCTCCAAACCGGGCAATGGGGTCTCGCACCCAACTCACATGCAGCGCTTCGGCATCCCCGGCAAGACGATGGTGGGCTCCGATTCTCACACTCCGGCGGCGGGATCGCTGGGCATGCTCGCGATCGGCGTCGGTGGTCTCGAGGTGGCGCTCGCGATCACCGGGCGACCACTGCACATCCGGATGCCCGAGGTATGGGGTGTGCGGCTCGAGGGTGAGCTGCCCCAGTGGTGTTCAGCCAAAGACGTGATCTTGGAGATGTTGCGCCGCCACGACGTAAAGGGCGGGGTGAACCGGATCATCGAGTATCACGGTCCCGGTTTGGCGAAGCTGACGGCGATGGACCGCCACGTCATCGCCAACATGGGCGCCGAACTCGGGGCCACCACGACGGTGTTTCCCAGCGACGAGGCCGTTCGCGAATTCCTGCGCGCCGAGGGGCGCGAGGACGACTGGGTTGAGTTGCTGGCCGACGATGACGCGGGCTACGACGTCGAGGACACGATCGACTTGTCGCAGATCGAGCCGCTGATCGCCAAACCGTCGTCACCGGGCAACGTGGTACCGGTCCGCGAGGTGGCCGGCGAGGGCGTCGCCCAGGCGGTGATCGGTTCGAGCGCCAACCCCGGGCTGCGGGATTTCGCGATCGCGGCCGCGATGGTGGCGGGACGCCAGACGGCCCCGCAGGTCAGCTTCGACATCAACCCGACGTCGCGCGAGATCTTGGCCGACCTGACCAAGATGGGCGCGACGCTGGATCTGGTGGTGGCCGGCGCGCGCATTCACCAGGCGGGCTGCATGGGGTGCATCGGCATGGGTCAGGCTCCCGCGGTCGGTCGCAACTCGCTGCGCACGATGCCCCGCAACTTCCCCGGCCGGTCTGGCACCAAGGAGGACGCGGTGTGGCTGTGTTCGCCCGAGACGGCCGCGGCATCGGCGCTGACGGGAGTGATCACGGATCCGCGGGACTGGGCCAAAGAGGAGCAGATGGAGTACCCGAAACTTGATCTGCCCGAGTGCAACTCCGTCAACACCGCAATGCTGGTGCCTCCGCCGGACGCCGAGGAGGCACAACGTGTCGAGCCCGTGAAGGGGCCCAACATCTCGAGCCTGCCCGAGTTGTCGCCGCTGCCGGACGAAGTCGAGGCGCCGGTGTTGCTCAAGGTCGGCGACAACATCTCCACCGACGAAATCTCACCGGCCGGCGTGCAGGCTCTTCCGCTTCGGTCCAACATCCCGAAGCTCGCACTGTTCAGCTTCACCCGGGTCGACGACTCCTACCCCGAGCGGGCTCAACAGGCCGGCGACGGCGGGCACATCATCGTCGCTGGGGACAACTACGGCCAGGGCTCGTCGCGTGAGCACGCCGCGATCGCACCGCGCTACCTCGGGTTGCGCGTCGTCATCGCCAAGTCCTTCGCACGCATCCACTGGCAGAACCTGGCCAACTATGGAATTTTGGCGCTCGAATTCGACAATCCCGGTGACTACGATTCGATCGACCAAGACGACACCCTCCGCATCCAGAATCTGACCGCGCTGGACCAAGGGGATGCCCTGCAGGTCGAGAATGTCAGCAAGGGATCGTCATTCTCTGTGCGGCATCGGCTCTCGCCACGACAGGTCAAGGACGTCTTGGCCGGCGGCCTGATCCCTCGACTCAACCAAGAGCAAAAGTGA
- a CDS encoding bifunctional RNase H/acid phosphatase, whose protein sequence is MKVVIEADGGSRGNPGPAGYGAVVWTEDRTTVLAENKQAIGRATNNVAEYRGLIAGLDDALKLGAREAAVYLDSKLLVEQMSGRWKVKHPDLIELNAQARRLAARFDRIGYSWIPRERNSHADRLANEAMDAAAGANGAAENPEPAEKPEPSGAEAVKTVAAPAPAPTAPGWTGARGTPTRLLLLRHGQTELSVQRRYSGRGNPALTEVGRRQADAAARYLAQRGGISAVFASPLQRAYDTAAAAAKALGLDVTVDDDLIETDFGAWEGLTFAEAAERDPELHRRWLRDTSTAPPGGESFDTVADRVLRDRERIVAAHQGTTVLVVSHVTPIKMLLREALDAGPGILYRLHLDLASLSIAEFYSDGASSVRLVNQTAYL, encoded by the coding sequence GTGAAAGTTGTCATCGAGGCCGACGGTGGTTCGCGCGGCAACCCGGGGCCGGCCGGCTATGGCGCCGTGGTGTGGACCGAGGACCGCACGACCGTGTTGGCCGAGAACAAGCAGGCCATCGGCCGCGCCACGAACAACGTGGCCGAATACCGCGGGCTGATAGCCGGTTTGGACGACGCCCTGAAGCTGGGCGCCCGCGAGGCGGCGGTGTATCTGGATTCCAAGCTGTTGGTGGAGCAGATGTCCGGGCGCTGGAAGGTCAAGCATCCCGACCTGATCGAGCTGAATGCGCAGGCCCGACGGTTGGCGGCGCGGTTCGACAGGATCGGTTACTCGTGGATTCCGCGGGAGCGTAATTCGCACGCCGACCGGTTGGCCAACGAGGCGATGGACGCCGCGGCTGGGGCCAACGGCGCGGCGGAAAACCCCGAGCCGGCCGAAAAGCCCGAGCCCTCCGGTGCTGAGGCGGTGAAAACCGTTGCGGCGCCGGCGCCGGCGCCGACGGCGCCGGGCTGGACGGGTGCGCGCGGCACCCCCACCCGGTTGTTGCTGCTGCGCCACGGGCAGACGGAGCTGTCGGTGCAGCGCCGCTATTCCGGGCGCGGTAACCCGGCGCTGACCGAAGTGGGGCGACGGCAGGCCGACGCGGCGGCGCGGTATCTGGCTCAGCGCGGCGGGATTTCGGCGGTCTTCGCTTCCCCGCTGCAACGGGCCTACGACACCGCGGCGGCGGCGGCCAAGGCCCTGGGCCTGGATGTGACCGTCGACGACGACCTGATAGAGACCGATTTCGGTGCCTGGGAGGGGTTGACGTTCGCCGAGGCCGCCGAGCGCGACCCGGAGCTGCACCGCCGTTGGCTGCGTGACACCAGCACCGCCCCACCGGGCGGCGAGAGCTTCGATACGGTCGCCGATCGGGTGTTGCGGGACCGGGAACGGATTGTCGCCGCACACCAGGGCACCACGGTGCTGGTGGTGTCGCACGTGACGCCGATCAAGATGCTGTTGCGGGAGGCGCTGGACGCCGGGCCCGGCATCTTGTACCGGCTACACCTCGACCTGGCGTCGCTGAGCATCGCCGAGTTCTATTCCGACGGAGCCTCTTCGGTGCGGTTGGTCAACCAGACGGCTTACCTGTAA
- a CDS encoding Nif3-like dinuclear metal center hexameric protein: MSVTLADVIAVLDEAYPPRLAESWDSVGLVCGDPDDALESVTVAVDATPAVVDEVPDAGLLLAHHPLLLRGVDTVAASTPKGALVHRLIRTGRSLFTAHTNADSANPGVSDALAAALGLRVEAALEPATGAPGLDKWVIYVPQENAEAVRAAVFEAGAGHIGDYSHCSWSVTGIGQFLPHEGASPAVGSVGNVERVTEDRIEVVAPARARAAVLAALRAAHPYEEPAFDIFAMVPPPGDAGLGRIGTLARPEPLRDFVSRVHVALPRTSWGVRAAGDPDLPVSRVAVCGGAGDSLLAAAAGAGVQAYVTADLRHHPADEHRRASDVALIDVAHWASEFPWCEQAAELLRSRFGAELAVRVSSIRTDPWNVEHADNESGGEES; this comes from the coding sequence GTGAGCGTCACGCTGGCCGATGTCATCGCGGTGCTTGATGAGGCCTATCCGCCGCGGCTCGCCGAATCATGGGATTCGGTGGGCCTGGTGTGCGGTGACCCCGACGACGCGCTGGAGTCGGTCACCGTCGCGGTCGACGCGACACCCGCCGTCGTCGACGAAGTTCCCGACGCCGGGCTGCTGCTCGCCCATCACCCGCTCCTGTTGCGGGGGGTGGACACCGTCGCTGCCAGCACGCCCAAGGGCGCGCTCGTACACCGGCTGATCCGGACCGGGCGTTCACTGTTCACCGCGCACACCAACGCCGACTCGGCCAATCCGGGCGTGTCCGACGCGCTGGCCGCCGCCCTCGGGCTCCGGGTCGAGGCCGCGCTGGAGCCGGCGACGGGTGCGCCCGGCCTGGACAAGTGGGTCATCTACGTGCCTCAGGAGAACGCAGAAGCGGTGCGGGCGGCGGTGTTTGAGGCCGGGGCCGGTCACATCGGCGACTACTCGCACTGCAGCTGGAGCGTCACCGGCATCGGCCAGTTCCTGCCGCACGAAGGCGCCTCGCCCGCGGTGGGCAGCGTCGGCAACGTCGAGCGGGTCACCGAAGACCGGATCGAGGTCGTCGCGCCCGCGCGGGCCCGGGCTGCGGTGCTGGCGGCCCTGCGCGCCGCTCATCCCTACGAGGAGCCCGCGTTCGACATCTTCGCGATGGTCCCACCGCCCGGCGACGCCGGGCTGGGCCGCATCGGCACGCTGGCCCGCCCGGAACCGTTGCGCGACTTCGTCTCCCGCGTGCACGTGGCGTTGCCGCGGACATCCTGGGGGGTGCGGGCGGCGGGCGACCCCGACCTGCCGGTGTCACGGGTCGCCGTCTGCGGCGGCGCGGGCGATTCGCTGCTGGCCGCCGCGGCCGGGGCCGGGGTGCAGGCCTACGTCACGGCCGATCTGCGGCATCACCCGGCCGACGAGCACCGCCGGGCCTCGGATGTGGCCCTGATCGATGTGGCACATTGGGCAAGTGAATTCCCGTGGTGCGAACAGGCCGCCGAGTTGCTGCGGTCGCGTTTCGGTGCGGAGCTTGCGGTGCGGGTGAGCTCGATTCGCACCGACCCTTGGAATGTCGAGCACGCTGACAACGAGTCCGGGGGAGAAGAGTCATGA